From Pelotomaculum schinkii, one genomic window encodes:
- a CDS encoding M28 family metallopeptidase: protein MANFNQKGYVEHCINRLSVEIGARPADSLGHLAAADFIAGEMKMAGFDVVLQKYPCPDWRDFYSELTVGGKRVPAAVNTFSPSCDVEAKLVPVSSIEDLSRLDVTNNSAVVYGDIASSSFLPKNFDRRYYVVESQDRFMELLENMKPGAIITVNHYDRPRPVLLEDSELSIPSVTVSRQDGLFVVQNAGLKGRLKIVSARRESYGSNVIGRRPGNSGKKIVICAHYDTNPATPGAMDNAAGISALLLIGRYLKQVETKHNIEFVAYGGEDSWFPGDALYTKEYPPQNTAAAINIDGIGFKETQTSITFFGCPEKLQDNIMNTAKRYGDFVSGQFYESDHGFFWPLGITTLAFTSNEVMGLLGKITHTENDTPDILDNRKIEQTATLIRDVILMLEQKR from the coding sequence ATGGCCAATTTCAATCAGAAAGGGTATGTGGAACATTGCATTAACAGGCTGTCTGTTGAGATCGGGGCACGTCCCGCCGATTCTTTAGGGCACCTGGCGGCAGCGGATTTCATTGCCGGGGAAATGAAAATGGCGGGGTTTGATGTGGTTTTACAGAAATACCCTTGTCCTGATTGGCGGGATTTTTACAGCGAATTGACAGTGGGGGGAAAAAGGGTACCTGCGGCGGTGAATACTTTCTCGCCTTCATGTGATGTGGAAGCCAAACTGGTTCCGGTTTCGTCAATCGAAGATCTCAGCCGTCTTGATGTGACAAATAATAGTGCGGTTGTATATGGAGATATAGCTTCTTCCAGTTTTTTGCCCAAGAACTTTGACCGCCGTTATTACGTGGTTGAAAGCCAGGACCGCTTTATGGAACTCCTGGAAAATATGAAACCCGGCGCGATTATTACCGTAAACCACTATGACAGACCCCGCCCGGTACTGCTTGAAGACAGTGAATTATCCATTCCGTCCGTTACGGTATCCAGGCAGGACGGGCTGTTCGTGGTACAAAATGCCGGCCTCAAGGGCAGGCTCAAAATAGTCAGCGCCAGAAGAGAAAGCTACGGTTCCAACGTGATTGGACGGCGGCCCGGCAATAGTGGTAAAAAAATTGTGATCTGCGCCCATTATGATACAAATCCCGCCACGCCGGGAGCTATGGACAACGCTGCCGGTATTTCGGCCTTGCTGTTAATCGGCCGGTATCTAAAACAGGTGGAAACCAAACACAATATAGAATTTGTGGCCTACGGCGGCGAAGACAGCTGGTTTCCGGGAGACGCTTTATACACCAAGGAATATCCCCCGCAAAACACTGCCGCGGCGATTAACATTGACGGCATAGGATTTAAAGAAACACAAACCTCCATAACCTTTTTCGGATGCCCCGAAAAACTGCAGGATAACATAATGAATACAGCCAAAAGGTATGGAGACTTTGTTAGCGGGCAGTTTTACGAAAGCGACCACGGCTTTTTCTGGCCGCTGGGAATTACGACCCTGGCTTTTACAAGTAATGAGGTTATGGGGCTTTTAGGTAAGATTACTCACACCGAAAACGACACCCCGGATATCCTGGACAACCGAAAAATTGAACAAACGGCAACCCTTATACGTGATGTTATTTTGATGCTGGAGCAAAAAAGGTAG
- a CDS encoding MerR family DNA-binding transcriptional regulator has translation MKTYKTSQIAEKCRVHPNTVRQYEELGFLPPVPRADNGYRQYGELHLEHVLLVKTAYRSTWLGGVIRQKALAVLSLSAAGSYKEAMRAAQEHLALVSAEREKAEIAAWFLEEWAAVSDNLTGSDLRSWKTKDIANRLDITLDMLRSWERNGLISVPRNQDNGYRYYGEHEIRRLYVIRALRKARFSLMSIYSMFCHYDRGIREGLTGILNELPPDEENIFYNTNEWLTKIRSIEQSAHELISRLTVIKNLCSL, from the coding sequence ATGAAAACTTATAAAACTTCACAAATCGCAGAAAAATGCAGAGTTCATCCCAATACGGTCAGGCAGTACGAGGAACTTGGCTTCCTGCCGCCGGTGCCAAGAGCGGATAACGGCTATAGACAGTACGGCGAGCTGCATCTTGAACATGTGCTCCTGGTAAAAACGGCTTACAGAAGCACATGGCTCGGGGGTGTCATACGCCAAAAAGCTCTGGCTGTTCTCAGTCTGTCGGCTGCCGGCAGCTATAAAGAAGCGATGCGGGCGGCGCAAGAACACCTGGCATTGGTAAGTGCAGAACGGGAGAAAGCCGAGATTGCGGCCTGGTTCCTTGAGGAATGGGCGGCCGTAAGCGATAACCTGACCGGTTCAGACTTGCGGTCTTGGAAAACAAAAGATATAGCCAATCGGTTGGATATTACCCTTGATATGCTCAGAAGCTGGGAGAGAAACGGTTTGATTTCCGTTCCACGTAACCAGGACAACGGGTATCGTTATTACGGGGAGCATGAAATCCGGCGGCTATATGTGATCCGGGCTTTACGCAAGGCCAGGTTCAGTCTGATGTCTATTTACAGTATGTTTTGCCATTACGACAGGGGTATAAGAGAAGGGCTGACCGGTATACTAAATGAGCTGCCGCCGGATGAAGAAAACATTTTTTACAACACGAATGAGTGGCTTACCAAGATTAGAAGCATCGAGCAATCAGCACATGAGCTAATCAGCCGGTTGACTGTTATTAAAAATTTGTGTTCATTATAA
- a CDS encoding HNH endonuclease, protein MYVGVTDYDWFNILKRANCEEVNFWKPGGRTNFKALDEGNLFLFKLHSPKDYIVGGGLLLKYSILPSSLAWDAFGISNGANSLLELNNRIYKYKKTNRLSDPDPSIGCIILSTPFYFDEQHWIPVPRDWSSSIVQGKTYDTEETTGLALYKQVQERLRLQSVLQLGVRENSQKYRYGKEQVVTPRIGQGAFKVLITDAYHRRCAITGEKTLPVLEAAHIKPYSLEGPHEISNGLLLRRDFHTLFDRGYITVDKDLTVEVSHRIKQDFGNGKEYYAHHGSKLVILPERKEQLPDTRYLEWHNENVYLG, encoded by the coding sequence TTACAGATTATGATTGGTTTAATATTTTAAAACGGGCCAATTGTGAGGAGGTGAATTTTTGGAAACCTGGTGGCCGTACAAATTTTAAGGCTTTAGATGAAGGCAACCTATTTCTTTTTAAACTACATAGTCCAAAAGATTATATTGTAGGTGGAGGGTTACTCCTAAAATATTCTATTTTACCCTCCTCATTAGCTTGGGATGCTTTTGGTATTTCCAATGGTGCAAATAGCCTTTTGGAACTCAACAACCGGATTTATAAATACAAAAAAACCAATCGCTTGTCTGATCCTGATCCAAGCATCGGATGTATTATCCTATCCACACCTTTTTATTTTGATGAGCAGCATTGGATTCCGGTTCCCCGGGACTGGAGCAGCAGTATTGTCCAGGGTAAAACTTATGACACTGAGGAAACAACTGGACTGGCACTTTATAAGCAGGTGCAAGAAAGGCTCAGGTTGCAAAGTGTGTTGCAGTTAGGGGTTAGAGAAAACAGTCAAAAATATCGTTATGGGAAAGAACAAGTTGTTACACCAAGGATCGGTCAGGGTGCTTTCAAAGTGTTGATCACAGACGCATACCATAGGAGATGTGCAATCACGGGAGAAAAAACCTTACCAGTTTTGGAGGCAGCACATATAAAACCATACAGTTTAGAAGGACCACATGAAATTAGTAACGGGTTGCTGCTTAGAAGAGATTTTCATACTCTGTTTGACAGGGGTTATATCACGGTCGATAAAGATCTTACCGTAGAAGTTAGTCATCGTATAAAACAAGACTTTGGCAATGGAAAAGAATATTATGCCCATCATGGGAGCAAATTGGTTATTTTGCCGGAGCGGAAAGAACAGCTTCCAGACACACGTTACCTGGAATGGCATAATGAGAATGTTTATCTTGGGTAG
- a CDS encoding lanthionine synthetase LanC family protein: MIDVDITEKLILPSDVELTRVTDINQERLTGIAFDKDDWILTRPGSRSPSSVVSDALAQLLDQFRGGTRIVDAVIAYGKRAEKDSQELLDEVWPPLNRFIQAKWLVPEGSLLATPLNPWYSNGANLAGLTLLRCLRVREDSQVYQARSSAGEYLAVKILDERSTPNAGALLSAEACILQHLGGSPSPAFIDLTAQGSRHVLMMEWCIGVPITAAARPHYEGPAKVARCQIHQLLVSLLESYTSIHSSGVLHGDVHPENAIVDSDGRTRLIDFGLAQFIGKPREKLLRGGVPEYMDPELAQALLDDGPRPETTIQSEQYSLAALCYKLATGCAYLNFPKERGEFLKAVVELTPLPFTAHGTPAWPELEEILVKALSKDPALRFTSTSDMATRIAQLNILPKLPVPEMSRSSACASAPFVAQVERRLHVGQRIYSQGVAAGPRATIMTGAAGIAYYLLRIAILSASPDLLAAADQWTERAGQLAAHQRGIYDPSSGATEGVIGKISPFHTDAGIALMRGLVAEARNDLSGLVMAVRAFIQLTGRPCAAIDPTLGCASVLIGSALLARALQNTEGKSDITSKASSDLDTHADKILRYVWEKLDRCGPVGHESSVRYTGVAHGWAGLLYATLMWSEVAGAPLPASVERRLFELASLCLPEGRGLVWPIEGRSTYREVMRGWCHGAPGHVHLWNAAHRILGSREYYDMAIKAAWSTFDFAGGGASICCGEAGRVFALLSMYRHSGDPAWLYRAKERAMRAVSQVNLNGDRAFENSLYKGELGVALAIRELEYPEDALHPVFEVAPRI; the protein is encoded by the coding sequence GTGATTGATGTGGACATAACGGAAAAGCTGATACTTCCGTCTGACGTCGAGTTGACGCGAGTTACAGATATCAACCAGGAACGCCTTACTGGCATCGCGTTTGACAAAGACGACTGGATCTTGACCCGTCCAGGCTCGAGGAGCCCCTCATCGGTCGTCAGCGACGCCCTAGCCCAACTACTCGATCAATTCCGTGGCGGAACACGCATCGTGGATGCAGTGATAGCTTACGGAAAGCGCGCGGAAAAGGACTCGCAAGAGCTGCTCGACGAAGTCTGGCCTCCGCTCAACCGCTTCATTCAGGCAAAATGGTTAGTTCCCGAAGGGTCGCTATTGGCAACGCCGCTGAATCCCTGGTATTCGAACGGCGCAAACTTGGCTGGATTGACGCTGCTGCGTTGCCTGCGCGTCCGCGAGGACTCTCAAGTCTATCAAGCTCGCTCAAGCGCTGGCGAATACCTCGCGGTGAAAATACTTGATGAACGTTCTACTCCGAACGCTGGCGCCCTCCTAAGCGCTGAGGCTTGCATCCTGCAGCACCTCGGCGGCTCACCTAGTCCAGCCTTCATCGATTTAACGGCGCAAGGTAGCCGACACGTATTGATGATGGAGTGGTGCATCGGCGTGCCCATTACGGCGGCGGCCCGACCACACTATGAGGGGCCGGCCAAGGTCGCACGATGTCAGATTCACCAGCTGCTGGTCAGCCTGCTGGAATCCTATACATCGATCCACAGCAGTGGGGTACTACACGGTGACGTACATCCTGAGAATGCTATTGTCGACAGCGATGGGCGTACTCGCCTAATCGATTTTGGCCTTGCGCAATTTATTGGCAAACCAAGGGAGAAGCTACTTCGCGGTGGTGTGCCCGAGTACATGGACCCGGAACTTGCACAGGCGCTCCTCGACGATGGGCCTCGTCCAGAGACAACAATACAGTCCGAGCAATATTCTTTGGCGGCACTATGTTATAAGTTAGCAACAGGTTGCGCTTACCTGAATTTTCCAAAGGAGCGAGGCGAATTCCTGAAAGCTGTAGTCGAGCTAACTCCACTTCCATTTACAGCGCACGGCACTCCAGCTTGGCCTGAACTCGAAGAGATTCTCGTCAAGGCGCTGTCGAAAGACCCAGCCTTGAGATTCACCTCTACCTCCGATATGGCCACGCGCATCGCTCAACTCAATATTCTCCCAAAACTACCAGTTCCGGAAATGTCCCGGAGTTCGGCCTGCGCGTCTGCACCATTTGTGGCGCAGGTCGAACGAAGACTGCATGTCGGTCAACGAATTTACTCACAGGGCGTCGCAGCAGGACCACGCGCGACAATAATGACCGGAGCGGCGGGAATTGCGTATTATTTACTCCGCATAGCGATATTGTCCGCCAGCCCTGACCTGTTGGCTGCTGCCGATCAGTGGACGGAACGAGCTGGCCAGTTGGCGGCACACCAACGCGGAATCTACGACCCTTCTTCCGGAGCAACAGAAGGCGTGATTGGCAAAATATCACCATTCCATACGGACGCCGGTATCGCACTGATGCGCGGCTTGGTCGCGGAAGCGCGGAACGATTTAAGCGGACTCGTAATGGCCGTTCGTGCCTTTATCCAGCTCACAGGCCGACCATGCGCGGCTATTGACCCGACGCTGGGGTGTGCAAGTGTATTGATTGGATCGGCGCTTCTAGCCCGCGCGCTCCAAAACACCGAGGGCAAATCCGATATTACCTCTAAAGCATCGAGCGATTTAGATACTCATGCGGACAAAATTCTGCGCTACGTATGGGAGAAGCTAGATCGCTGTGGTCCAGTCGGACATGAGTCAAGTGTGAGATATACAGGAGTTGCTCACGGATGGGCCGGACTCCTGTATGCAACTCTGATGTGGTCAGAAGTGGCCGGAGCGCCTCTACCAGCAAGTGTTGAGCGGCGGCTCTTCGAACTTGCGTCGCTATGCCTCCCGGAAGGTCGGGGGTTAGTTTGGCCTATAGAGGGAAGGTCCACATACCGGGAGGTTATGCGAGGCTGGTGCCATGGAGCCCCAGGTCATGTTCATTTGTGGAATGCCGCCCATCGGATCTTAGGTTCGCGAGAATACTATGACATGGCGATCAAGGCCGCCTGGAGCACCTTCGATTTCGCGGGCGGAGGCGCGAGTATCTGTTGTGGCGAGGCAGGTCGCGTTTTTGCCCTGCTTAGCATGTATCGTCATTCGGGAGACCCGGCATGGTTGTACCGCGCGAAGGAGCGCGCCATGCGCGCCGTCTCGCAAGTAAATTTGAACGGTGATCGAGCTTTTGAGAACAGCCTATATAAGGGTGAGCTCGGCGTGGCTCTTGCAATTCGCGAACTTGAGTATCCAGAAGATGCACTGCACCCAGTATTTGAGGTGGCGCCAAGAATCTAG
- a CDS encoding exonuclease domain-containing protein — protein MSFKFSVLDIETTGLFPAKHDKIIEIAIINLDSKGNVLSEFETLINPDRDLGPTNIHGISGRMVRNAPRFEDIIGDIFDNLAGNILVGHNISFDMRFIKYESEKMGFKIPDAPQICTMRLSKIVDPTVPSLQLGSLCNYFGITTEKHHAAYFDCLHTSRLFMKLLQDFGSDNLPNLTCAPVEKDCWPYVPKSNKYYKRENYSLQKEDDFISKIINRLPNLAESGENGFIEYLGLLDEILADRKITYDESESLFELASQYNITKPQAISLHKRYLVNVTRIALMDGIITDFEMKDIMQLAKLLHIARDDLDVIIQEEQKNIVSNGVVKPEIKNDIVGKSVCFTGTLTALYNGNPMAREMAQKMATEHGLIVKKSVTKDLDYLVTADPDSMSGKAKKARQYNTKILVEQAFWNLLGLNSKATSIHNLN, from the coding sequence ATGAGCTTTAAATTTTCGGTACTGGATATTGAAACAACTGGGTTATTCCCTGCCAAACATGATAAGATCATCGAAATAGCAATTATCAATTTGGATTCGAAAGGAAATGTGCTCAGTGAATTTGAGACCTTGATAAATCCAGATAGAGATCTTGGACCAACTAATATACATGGTATCTCAGGAAGAATGGTTCGAAACGCCCCGCGATTTGAAGATATTATTGGAGATATTTTTGATAACTTGGCAGGAAACATACTAGTTGGTCACAATATAAGTTTTGACATGAGATTTATTAAATATGAATCTGAGAAAATGGGTTTCAAGATACCGGATGCGCCACAAATATGCACTATGCGGCTTTCAAAAATTGTTGATCCTACTGTTCCTAGCCTACAGCTAGGCTCCCTTTGTAACTATTTTGGCATCACCACCGAGAAGCATCATGCTGCCTACTTTGATTGCCTTCATACGTCAAGACTATTCATGAAGCTTTTACAAGATTTTGGTTCAGACAATTTACCAAATTTGACTTGTGCTCCTGTAGAAAAAGACTGCTGGCCCTATGTTCCTAAATCAAATAAATATTATAAGCGTGAAAATTATAGCCTGCAAAAAGAAGACGATTTTATAAGCAAAATTATTAATCGTTTACCGAATCTAGCTGAAAGCGGAGAAAATGGGTTTATTGAGTACCTTGGCTTACTGGATGAAATTCTGGCTGATAGAAAAATTACATATGACGAATCCGAATCTCTTTTTGAGTTAGCCAGTCAATATAATATAACCAAGCCACAGGCTATTTCCTTACATAAACGCTATTTGGTAAATGTCACCCGCATTGCGTTAATGGATGGTATAATAACTGATTTTGAAATGAAAGATATTATGCAACTAGCTAAACTGCTTCATATTGCCCGGGATGATTTGGATGTAATAATTCAAGAAGAACAAAAAAATATAGTTTCCAATGGTGTAGTGAAGCCTGAAATAAAAAACGACATTGTAGGAAAATCTGTTTGTTTTACCGGAACATTAACTGCTTTATATAATGGGAATCCCATGGCACGCGAGATGGCGCAGAAAATGGCAACGGAGCATGGGCTGATTGTGAAAAAGAGTGTAACCAAAGATTTAGATTATTTGGTAACTGCTGACCCGGATTCAATGTCCGGAAAAGCGAAAAAGGCCAGGCAATATAACACGAAAATTCTTGTCGAGCAGGCATTTTGGAACTTACTCGGCTTAAATTCTAAGGCTACTTCTATACATAATCTTAATTAA
- a CDS encoding S-layer homology domain-containing protein, translating to MINLVPVEIADHDQLTISYDGAIQRALFYGVTKLDAEGKFNAKGKISRAEAAEQIYNALEYLKAHPAPAATE from the coding sequence ATGATCAATCTTGTTCCGGTTGAGATCGCCGATCACGATCAGCTGACAATTAGTTATGATGGTGCTATTCAACGCGCGCTCTTTTATGGCGTTACTAAGCTGGATGCTGAAGGTAAATTCAATGCGAAAGGTAAGATTTCCCGTGCAGAAGCGGCAGAACAAATCTACAATGCACTTGAATACCTTAAGGCACATCCGGCGCCGGCTGCAACTGAGTAA